DNA from Salvelinus sp. IW2-2015 linkage group LG2, ASM291031v2, whole genome shotgun sequence:
GTTCTGTTGAGGCGGTGGGTCTGTGTCTGGTACTGTGTTCTGTTGAGGCGGTGGGGTCTGGGTACTGTGTTCTTGTTGAGGCGGTGGGTCTGGGTACTGGTGTTCTGTAGGCGGTGGGTCTTCGGTACTGTGCTCTGTTGAGGCGGTGGGTTGTGTTGGGTACTGTGTTCTGTTGAGGCGGTGGGTCTGGGTACTGTGTTCTGTTGAGGCGGTGGGTCTGTGTCTGGGTACTGTGTTCTGTTGAGGCGGTGGGTCTGGATACTGTGTTCTGTTGAGGTggtgggtctgggtctgggtacTGTGGCTGCTACTGGGCTTTCACCTATCTAGTCCTTTCAGGTAAGAGCAAAGGCGTCACACAAATGACAAAGAGGTCATTTAAGGCCCTCATGACAATATAAACTCATTAGCAATCCCGCCTCCTGCCACTCAACCATGTAGGCTAGACATGTAGGCCTACTTACCCAAATACTTTGTCCCATAGTAGGAGTACATGAGAGGAAAGGGTTTTCTCTTCCTTGTGGCATACTGTTTACCAGACTCTATGATAGCCTGGCAAATGGCCTGGATCTGATCCTTGCTAAGAATGTGTGAAATTAGATTTGATAAGTGTTATTTCATTAAAGTAATGTTTGAGATCAGGGAATATGGAGCCAAGAGAGGCAGTAGAGATACATTMTTTTTCAGGTCATATTTCTCCTGGTCAGTAGCCCTAAACATTTTTTGATTTTAGTAATTTGTATTTTCCCTGTTCCCTCAGGCTCTCACCTCTATCCCCAGTTTCTGTTTCAGCACCAGGGCAGCGCACAGGTACCCCGCCCGCCCCACGAACAGCTCGTCAGAGCCGCACTCCAAGAAATTGATGGGTGAGCATATCTTCCACAGGTTCCGAAATTTGGTAAGCGGCTTGACGAAGTCCGCCAAGCCCAGGGCTTTGTACACCATCGCGGCAACGGCATAGATGTCCGCCCCGCCGAGGAGAAAGGAGGCCTGCATGTTTGTGTCCTTCTCCCCATCCACGTACCCAACAGACACGTCAATGATCTGCTTTGAGGTTTTGAGATAAGTATCCATATGGTCGGAAAACAAAGCACATTCGGAGACATGGTACAGCTTGTATGCCACCCCAGCGGGTCCGTCGTATAGCCCACCATCGCAGTCAGTGGATCYGAGTGGCACCTTGTTTAGAATCTTCTCTATAAAAGGCATTGGCCGTGGGTACCACCGATTCGACGCCTTGACCTACGAGGAACTTACCTTTGTAGTCGGCGAAACAGTTGGCAAAGCAACGGGTGTTTTCCATCACCAATGGAAAGAAGCAATGCACTGGCCAATAGCCTACCACTGACTGTTAAACGCCTTGGATAAAATGTCTAGTAGCCTAATGTTGGTGATGATCAGGCGTCTTTATGGAACCCGGAAAGGTCTTATTCTACCAACCATAAACTACCTAAGATTTATGGGACTTGTATTCTCAACACCGCATTCTCTATCCCCCTCAATCAATGCCGATTTGTTATTKTTATTCCAACATCACATGTGCCTAGTGTTTGAAGACAATTATTTTTGTTAATCAATCGATTAAAGCAAATTATTCCAACCACTTTTGATCAGAAAAATCACAGACCAGCAACAAGTCTTATCTCATASGCATACATGCCTTCCAAGTACAGGCGTGTTACCAGTAGATGGTGGTATATGCACAAGTTTACACACGGCTTGTTTATCATGMAATGAACGTCAAATGTAAAGTATACTTTTTTCCCATTTAGTTTAAAACCAAACAAAGTTGGACATAGTTAGTAGGCCTATAGACCAAAAATGCCTATGGGAACGTTCTATTCCCCTTTGATCACTGAATGCAATGCAAGTAGACAGGACTCAGCTATATATGATACACGATGTCCATAAACAGAYGGTAGTCACGTTTATTTCGTAGCAGATCAAAGCAAGAGTGCCTTAGCTGGCCGGAGCCCCCGTTGAGAAATATTTTTCAAACGGGAGAGGATGAGGGCGTAATGCACAGATGTTCTCGCGGTTCCATATACGGCTAGACCGTCCGACCAGATGCTGTCGGTGGTGCTAAAACTCATTGCGGCACAATGAGCGGCACAAAGACAACATTATATAAATAATTGTAATATAGTTAAGAGAGTTCACGACGTTCAGGAAAGTGCTTTTAATAGATTATTTTTAGATTAAATTTATATTTCTTAGATTACTTTAATTCCTATTGTTTCCTGCTGCGGTTGTAACCCTATGGGAGGTGGTAATTGTATAAGGAGTCTTGAATGACTCATTCAAACGATGGCTTTTAGAAATAACTGATTTCTCTCTGGGATATCCACAGTCTATTTCAGACAAATGAACTGAACAATAGAGATGAGTTAATTTTATACACAAATAATCAGTTCTCTATGCGATAGAGGGGAGCGTTGGTTGCCTGGGAAATCCAGATAATAATCTGAACTATGATGTAAATTCTGTCCCCTTTCATTGAagtgaagacagggagagaggctgAATGTCATTTATGATTGAGTTAGAAAAATAAAATGCCATCAATGCTCTGAAACCTGTGCCCTTTCCTTAtcttaaattaataataataacttccAGCCCTGGCCATGCTTGAGCAAGATCTCAGTGGTAATCAGATATCACAGAGCACTCTGAAAGAACAGACAATCGATTTTACTCCTGTAATATCAAACTACTAGACGTTAGATCGCATGTGATTGATTAATCAAATTCTAGTATATAGGTGTTATTTCAGCTGGCTAACACAGTTCTGTGGCATGCGGGAGAGCCAATGTAGAACCATGGTCAGGCACAGATGCTTTGTGCCATGTCTACTCCTATAATATGTTTATACCCTGCTGGGCATAGGAGGACGTTCTGGGATGCTGGATCCTAAATGTTTTGAGATTGTGACCTAAAGTTTTTAGAATATTCCTCTAATCAACCAGTTAAGGTATAAAATATGCACTTTGCGGCATGTTAGACTATTTCACATCAAAGTATACCACAAAAAAGACTGGTACACATGACTCTACCGGATCTTCCAACACAGCCTAGTTGTGAAAATTGCACCTATTTTAGTGAGATACCAGTGTGCTCTCTCTGAAGTGGTGCACGACATGTGACATCATCTGCTGCTTTTAGTCCGAGGTACCGAGCAATGCTGAGGACCTTTGGAGATCTATTCATCAAGTATGAGGGGCTATTGTGCCTCCTTCAATCAGTGGATAACACTCTCCGTGTGGAAACCATTAGTGTGCTGTTATGGAGTGGATGAATGTCATTCGGTTCATGTGTTTTTAATTGACAGTTTCTAAGGAGTCGTGACTGAGAGCAATGAAGTGGCTAAACTGGTCACTCCCTACTGGTCACCTCTTCGCCCCAACCCCAAAAATGTCAAGCCACGATCACCAGCAACAAAACAGGACTCACCGTCACACTGCTCCCCTTTGAGGTGTActgttttcaaatgttttcccTAATCATGTAAGAAATACAATACATTGCTTACATGAAATACAATTACAGCATGTAAAAAAGGTTATCATCTGCAGTGTGAATGATGCAAAGAATGTCAAACTATCAGATATATATGTAGTGTTCTCTCATCAACCCTCATCGTATATTGAGTCGGCATCTGtgtggccagcatcccggagtcgcctcctcactgttgacgttgagactgatgttttgcgggtactatttaatgaagctgccagttgaggacttgtgaggcgtctgtttctcatacTAGACACTAATAATACTAGACACTGTAATAAtcatactactactgctgctactagtGATGAGGTAGAAATATGAAACTATGTACATATATTccatatataaacatatataaactaACAACTTAATTTCCTGAGAGCAAAGTTGTACCCTTGGAATGCTGACATCAACTGCTGATGTCAACTTTATCCTTGAATGCTGTGAATTCTGCACAAATATTCATGCAAAGTTGCAGTTGAACTCTTGAGGGTGTTGGATAATTCATGATGTAATTAATTATTACAGACCCTCCTTTGGCTATGAGTTGATTGTGGTGCTCAATAAATATCAAAACAACCAGACAGAAGCAATAGATATTCCAATCCTTGGGAGGATCACTGGGGACAACCGAAGTTGGCATGCAGTATCTCCACTGATATGGGTTAGTGCAGCCTTCAGGTATGCAGCCACACATAGATCTAATATACTTATTAGGGGATGATGATGTAAGGGTTGAAGTAAGTAGCTGCCCATTAAAAGCTTCATTTTGTCAGCACAGCCTGAGCATTGAACAGAGTTGGTTTAACAACAATAACTTTCTAATCAGGGAATAACATGAATCATCTAATTGAGAAGAACACAAAGATTCATTAGGGAATGACGATGTAAGGATTGAAATAAGTAGCTGCCCATTAAAAGCTTCATTTTCTCAGCAGACCTCTTGAGAAATCAGCACACATGTGATTTGCACATTGTTGTCTACTgctcatttgatttgatttgatttccataGGTTAATTATTATTCAAATCCTGTGTGTCTATAATTCAACGGTCCCCTTGTCTTTGTGGCATAGAGTGCAGTGTATTTCAACAAAAGACCAgtcacggcaggtagcctagcagttagcgccttgggccagtaatcaaaaggtcgctggtttgaatatcCGAGCCGAAAAGGTTAAACATCTGTCGTTGTGacgttgagcaaggcacttaacccacatTTTCAATAGGCGCGCACGTCACtaactatgactgaccctgtccATAGGGGCGCCCGTACTACattgactgaccctgtaataggggcgccgtactactatgactgacctgctataggggcgccgtactactatgactgaccctgtaataggggcgccgtactactatgactgaccctgtaataggggCGCctgtactactatgactgaccctgtaataggggcgccgtactactatgactgaccctgtaatagggtgccgtactactatgactgaccctgtaataggggTGCCGTActctatgactgaccctgtaataggggtgccgtactactatgactgaccctgtaatagggtgccgtactactatgactgaccctgtaatagggcCGTTATATACTGCCCTGTAAtagggtgccgtactactatgactgaccctgtaatagggcgccgtactactatgactgacccttaatagggtgccgtactactatgactgaccctgtaatagggcgccgtactactatgactgaccctgtaataggggCGCCgtctactatgactgaccctgtaataggggtgccgtactactatgactgaccctgtaataggggcgccgtactactatgactgaccctgtaatagggtgccgtactactatgactgaccctgtaataggggCGCCGtaatactatgactgaccctgtaataggggtgccgtactactatgactgaccctgtaataggggCGCCGTACTaatatgactgaccctgtaataggggtgccgtactactatgacctgaccctgtaatagggtgccgtactactatgactgaccctgtaataggggCGCTGTACTacatgactgaccctgtaataggggTGCCGtaatactatgactgaccctgtatatagggggccgtactactatgactgaccctgaataggggtgccgtactactatgactgaccctgtaataggggTGCCGtatactatgactgaccctgtaataggggTGCCGTAAtaactatgactgaccctgtaatagggcgccgtactactatgactgaccctgtaataggggtgccgtactactatgactgaccctgtaataggggtgccgctactactatgactgaccctgtaataggggcgccgtactactatgactgacctcTGTAAtaggggcgccgtactactatgactgaccctgtaatagggtgccgtactactatgactgaccctgtaatagggtgccgtactactatgactgaccctgtaataggggCCGATACtcatgactgaccctgtaataggggtgccgtactactatgactgaccctgtaatagggtgccgtactactatgactgaccctgaatAGGGGTGCCGTAtatactatgactgaccctgtaatagggtgccgtactactatgacgACCCTGTAAtagggtgccgtactactatgactgaccctgtaatagggtgcgctgtactactatgactgaccctgtaataggggtgccgtactactatgactgaccctgtaataggggccgtactactatgactgaccctgtaataggggGCCGtatactatgactgaccctgtaataggggtgccgtactactatgactgaccctgtaatagggggccgtactactatgactgaccctgtaataggggTGCCGtaatactatgactgaccctgtaataggggtgccgtactactatgactgtgaccctgtaataggggtgccgtactactatgactgaccctgtaataggggGCCGTACTAtcatgactgaccctgtaatagggggccgtactactatgactgaccctgtaataggggccgtactactatgactgaccctgtaataggggtgccgtactactatgactgaccctgtaatagggtgcgtactactatgactgacctgtAATTAGGGGTGgccgtactactatgactgaccctgtaataggggtgccgtactactatgactgaccctgtaataggggtgccgtactactatgactgaccctgtaaaacaaccaatttcactgcacctatctggtgtatgtgacaatataaCCCATTTTTTGGGCTGTAATATCAGTCAGTGAATCACAGAAAATAGCTAATTTCACCGTTATGTATACACATAACATATTGGACACTGAACGTTTAGTGTTTATCATTTAATGAGAAACGTGAAATGGGAAAACTCGTGTGTGTCCATCACGAAAACGTCTTAGTCATTCCATGTGTGATGAATATTCAGTCAATTCCACCATTATCCCAGCTCAATTATTGGCCTCCTGGTGAGGATTGGTGAGGATCTTGACAAAACCAACTTACAGTGGGCTGGGTTATTAACAGAGAATTAACACTTACCACAGGCTCAAAATAAACGAGGACAATGTGATGTAGTTGCATTTTTGAGACAGTAGATagaatgttatgttttttttaaccacYGTTATTTGGGGTATTTTTTACCCTAGCAAATTACAGTTATACATGACAACGGTGTTTCTARTGGTCAGAGACAGAGCACAGGGTAAGGTCTGGGTTGGGACTGAGTTAATGCAAATGGAATATGAAGGTGAATAAGGCGCACCAAACCTACGTCTATGCACCAAACAAACATCCCAGTAGTGTACATTGGTTGCGTGATGGACCGGATCTCCTGAGTTAAGTCCATCCACTTGTCGCATCTCTTTCACCGAATAGGGCAGGGCGCAAGTGACGCACGCCGTCAGTGAGTTCATAACCCCCACACAGATGCCGACTCAATATACGATGAGGGTTGATGAGAGAACACTACATATATATCTGATAGTTTGACATTCTTTGCATCAttcaaattattatatttttatgtaatttttacagagaccaaggtctcttttacagatgagccctgataTTTAAAGGTTTAGTTTCAGATTGGCAGCTTTTTATGATGCTATTAGGCTATTCTTAATTGGTATTGGGAACACAATAATTTATGAGTCACAACATTTCATTTTTACAGCAAGCCATCCCAAAGGTGGGAATATACTTTTTTACAAACTTTCAAGAAAGAAGACACCAACTATGTCTTTGGAGGACTCGTTCATTTTAAACCCTGAGAACATGATTTTTAACGTATCGCAAGTGTCCAGTATCAACACTGAGGTCCAGACGCACTACATTTGGCTGCCCGGTATTGCTATCGCCACCGTCTACGGATTACTAATAATTATTGGACTTATTGGTAACGTCACGCTAATGAGGACGTTTATCACAGTTAAATCCATGCGGACGGTGCCCAACCTGTTCATGTCCAGCCTCGCGCTCGGGGACCTGCTGCTTCTAGTCACGTGCGCTCCGGTGGACGCCAGTCGGTACCTCGCGGACAAATGGCTCTTCGGCCGGGTGGGATGCAAACTCATCCCGTTCATCCAACTCACCTCCGTCGGCGTCTCCGTTTTCACACTCACTGCGCTCTCTGCAGATAGGTAAGGCTTTTATAATTTTTATAATCAAATGTGTTGTTTTCTCAATCCCTCCGACGGGAAGTTAAATGACATTTTTCAAGAAAAGTAAAAACAAAAGAACAGCCTTCATTGAAGTTTTCCAACCATTCTTTGGCATTGTAATATGAACAGGCAGGTATGGTAGCACGAACAGGCAGGTCGTGTTATTACACTAGCCTACACTTTCAGCCTGGTTGCAGATGTTGTTCACTGCAGACAAACTCACAGAAGAGAGTGAACTGGTGGGGTTTAGCTCACATACTATAAAGAGGGATCTTGTTTATGCATGACATGTTCATTCTGTGTAGGCCTAATGTAATTCAAGTCCAATCTTTTATTTTGTTCTATTCATCAATTCACTCCTCAAAACTCTTACAtgctgaaagtttcttcaagtgcagtcgcaaaaaccgtcaagtgctatgatgaaactggctctcatgaggaccgccacaggaaaggaagacccagagttacctctactgcagaggataagttcattagagttaccagcctcacaaattgcagcccaaataaatagcACATAGCAcatagcactttgagatatcagctgatgtaagaagggctatataaatacttttgatttgattcacagagttcaagtaacagacacatctcaacatcaactgttcagaggagactgtgaatcaggccttcatggttgaattgctgcaaagaaaccactactaaaggacaccaataagaagaagagacttgcttgagccaagaaacatgagcaatatatattagaccagaggaaatctgtccttaggtgtgctgcatcagatgacctgacctccacaatcacccgacctcaacccaattgagatggtttgggatgagttgaactgcagagtgaaggaaaagcagYcaacaagtgctcagcatatgtgggaactccttcaagactgttggaaaagcattccaggtgaagctggtagagaaaatgtcaagagtgtgcaaagctgtcatcaaggcaaaggcaaagggtgactactttgaagaatctaaaatatattttgatttgtttaacacttttgtggttactatatgattccatatgtgttatttcatagatttgatgtgttctctactattctacaatgtataaaatagtaaaaataaagaaaatgagtaggtgtgtccaaacttttgactcgtactgtatatatatttttgttgtataACAAAGgtttttgtaattattttcagaACTTTGATGCCATATAATCTTGATTCAGGAAATCCATGTTTTATTATGAGAGTTGTTCTTTTCCATACATTAATTACCAAATGCCATTCTAGCACTCTTTGAGAGTCCTGAAGTACCCTTATGTATGTATGTTGCATCCATATTCTCTCATTACAGATATGATCAAACTCAATTAGGCAACACCAGCTGCTTTTCATTGAATTCTCTGGTTCTTTTAATCCAGAGCAATGTGAGACAATTGTTTCTTTAATGATAAAGGATCTGGGGGGAGGGTGGGCTTTAAGCTAGAAACAAGAGGTTGACGCTTTTCTGATGCACATGGGAATGAATATCTTTGGTTTGTCTCTATGATATTCAGAAGCTAAGCTACGATCTTCTAAAGTCGAGAAGTCAACAAAAttggactttgcttgggaagtaatcttatacaatgtgtggctctgtcactatcaattgatatCTTCACTTTCTGTAAAAGAGAAAGTATAATTatcataataaaacatatttgctAACAGAGTAACATTTGGGGAAATCGGGTCTAGACTTTATTTTCCTTATCCATTATTGTAATTATAATTATTAAATAGCCTATCtattttcaaatgtgaaaaagGGGCCTTGGAGAAAAATTGTTGGGAACCCCTGTGCTAAATGACTGGTAAATGTAATGAAATTAGTTTTCTGCTTGTCCCAGGTACAAGGCCATTGTCAAACCCATGGACATCCAGACGTCCACAGCTAAGATCTGTTTCCGAGCAGCAGCCATatggtctcttatacacatctagacgtgtataagagacaggctaagATCTGTTTCCGAGCAGCAGCCATATGGCTCTTCTCCATGACCCTGGCCGTTCCTGAGGTGGTCTTCTCCGACCTTCACACCTTCAACATCGGCCAGACCAACGACACCTTTGTGACATGCGCTCCCTACCCCCACGCCGGGGAACTGCACCCTAAGATCCACTCCATGGCCTTCTTCCTCATCTTCTACATCATCCCCCTTCTCATCATCTCTGTGTACTACTGCTTCATCGCACGCAGCCTGATCCAGAGCGCCTCAGACATGCCCGTGGAGGCAAACTTACACATCAAAAAAcaggtgtgtgaatgtgtgtttggaCACTGGACGTTTAGGTGTTTATCGTTTAATGAGACATGGGAAATAGTCAAGTGGGAAAATGAGAAATGTGTGTATGCGTTTGTATGTGTGTCCTTCTGAATACTCCAATTGAATGATGCTTTCTTTACCATCTCCACAGATTGAGTCCAGGAAGCGTCTGGCTAAGACAGTCCTGGTTTTTGTGGGTTTGTTCGCTGTGTGCTGGCTCCCCAGTCATGTGATCTACCTGTACCGCTCCTACCACTACGGCCAGGTGGACACGTCCCTGGGACACTTCATCGCCAGCGTGGGTGCCCGCGTCCTGGCCTTTACCAACTCCTGTGTCAACCCTTTTGCCCTCTACCTGCTCAGCAATAGCTTCCAGAAGCAGTTCAACAAGCAGCTCCAATGCCGCCGTCGTCCACCAATCAACTGTAATGCTCAGAGCACGGGGCGGAGCAACACGCGACTGACCTCGGTCAAGAGCAACAATCAGTCTCTRGCTAACTTCAGCCTCGTCAACGGGGCTCATGTTAGTCAGGAAGGCTGTGTGTAGTGACTGTGCTAAAGATGATGCTTTAGACTTGTAAAAGTGACATTCCAAGACTGACATACTGCCAACCAATCAAATCACAGAATAATTTATGGCTGTAACCCAAATACTGTAGTGGGCCTGTGTTCTAACTCCAAGTGTTGATATTGTAGCACCATTCATTCATTCCAATTCTATGGTTGATATGCAGGGCTTCAGTATATGCAACCCATGATTGATacaaagtgttttattttaagCAGGGGTGGAAAGAGTACTGAAATATCCTACTCAAGTAGAAGTTACTTTAACTACATTTTACTCAAGATGTACATTTACTGGTGTAAAAAAAActcctcaagtaaaagtgaaaaataGCWAATTTAAAAAGTACTCAGAAAAAGTAATTGagtatattatatattacaagTAGTACAAGTACTCGAAAAAGCTACTCAATTACAGTAACGGGAGTAGTTGTAATTAGTTACTTTACACCTCTGATTTTAAGTTTAGAATTTATCATCTTAACAGCTACTGCTATGTATGCAAACCAATGTGTCTCAGTCCTCCGGAGATGCAGTTCTGTTCTGGTTTCTCATTAGAACTGTATTGATCCATTAGAGAAGTTCTTAGAGAAGATGACAACCCAACCAGGTGTGAATAAGATGCCGATGACAAGGTAATGAAGAGAGGTACTGGAGCTGCCATTGTGTACACGCGCCTAAAGGACAGTTCTGTAGGGATATCTCCAGCTGACTAAAACACCAACAACCTCAGTGCTTTGAAAGATACATATTAGATTGTTGTTTATATGAGTGTTTGAATTCTGTAGCCTACACTGAAAGATCAACTTCCTTAATAACAGCTGCCCAGGAGTAGTCAGTCCTGCATCAAAGGCTTGGAAACGTTCTATCTACAAACCCATAGACATCTCAACTCATAAACATCTCAGCATTGGTTGAAGAGATATAAATATCTGTATACAGTTCATTGTACGGATCAgactacagtacagtgcattcggaaagtattcagaccccttgactttttccacattttgttacgttacagccttattctaaaatggattaattacatttttccatcatcaatctacacacaataccccataatgacaaagcaaaaacaggtttttggaattttttgcaaatgtattaaaaatattaaaagtaccttatttacataagtattcagaccctttgctatgagactcaaaattgagctcaggtgcatcctgtttccattgatcatccttgagctgtttctacaacttgattggagtccacctgtggtaaattcaattgattggacatgatttggagagacacacacctgtctaaataaggtcccatagttgacattgcaaaaaccaagccatgaggtcgaaggaattgtcccaagagccccgagacaggattgtgtcgaggcacagatctggagaagggtaccaaaaaatgtctgcagcattgaaggtccccaagaccacagtggcctccatcattcttaaatggaagaagtttggaaccaccaagactcttagagctggccgcccggccaaactgagcaattggggagaagggccttggtcagggatgtaaTGGTCCCGATGGtcccgagttcctctgtggaaatgggagaaccttcctgaaggagAACCGTCTCTGCctcacaccaccaatcaggcctttatggtagagtggccagacggaagccactcctcagtaaaaggcacatgacagcctgcttggtttGCCTAAagggacctaaaggactctcagaccatgagaaaaaagatttgctggtctgatgaaaccatgattgaactctttgggcttaatgccaagcgtcacatctggaggaaacctggcaccatccctacggtgaagcatgttggtggcagcatcatgctgtggagatgtttttcaacggcagggactgggagactcgtcaggatcgagggaaagatgaacggagcaaagtacagagaaatccttgatgaaaatcggctccagagtgctcagggcctcagactggggcaaaggttcaccttccaacaggacaacgaccctaagcacacagccaagataaagcaggagtggcatcgggacaagtctctgaatgtcctttagtggcccagccagagcctggacttctctggagagacctgaaaatagctgtgcagcgacgctccccatccaacctgacagagcttgagaggatctgcagagaagaatgggagaaactccccaaatacaggtgtgccaagcatgtagcgtc
Protein-coding regions in this window:
- the grpr gene encoding gastrin-releasing peptide receptor — its product is MSLEDSFILNPENMIFNVSQVSSINTEVQTHYIWLPGIAIATVYGLLIIIGLIGNVTLMRTFITVKSMRTVPNLFMSSLALGDLLLLVTCAPVDASRYLADKWLFGRVGCKLIPFIQLTSVGVSVFTLTALSADRYKAIVKPMDIQTSTAKIWICFRAAAIWLFSMTLAVPEVVFSDLHTFNIGQTNDTFVTCAPYPHAGELHPKIHSMAFFLIFYIIPLLIISVYYCFIARSLIQSASDMPVEANLHIKKQIESRKRLAKTVLVFVGLFAVCWLPSHVIYLYRSYHYGQVDTSLGHFIASVGARVLAFTNSCVNPFALYLLSNSFQKQFNKQLQCRRRPPINCNAQSTGRSNTRLTSVKSNNQSLANFSLVNGAHVSQEGCV
- the LOC111971706 gene encoding LOW QUALITY PROTEIN: lanC-like protein 3 (The sequence of the model RefSeq protein was modified relative to this genomic sequence to represent the inferred CDS: deleted 1 base in 1 codon; substituted 1 base at 1 genomic stop codon) — encoded protein: MENTRCFANCFADYKGKFLVGQGVESVVPTANAFIEKILNKVPLXSTDCDGGLYDGPAGVAYKLYHVSECALFSDHMDTYLKTSKQIIDVSVGYVDGEKDTNMQASFLLGGADIYAVAAMVYKALGLADFVKPLTKFRNLWKICSPINFLECGSDELFVGRAGYLCAALVLKQKLGIEILSKDQIQAICQAIIESGKQYATRKRKPFPLMYSYYGTKYLGAAHGLSSVLQMLLCYQEVLNGGDRDLVWQSVDFLMNQEQNCNXPAELGAMTERENELVHWCHGAPGVAYLFAKAYLINRKPQYLDTCIRSGEQVWQKGLLKKGPGICHGVAGSPYVFMLLYRLTGNSKYIYRAQRFAGFLFTEEFKVGSCSVTSVYSLFEGLSGTVCFLVDLLQPDQSEFPLFSVFV